From one [Ruminococcus] lactaris ATCC 29176 genomic stretch:
- a CDS encoding glucosaminidase domain-containing protein: MENRKRERIIEAGMALLLVITLLAAGQSGKIPVVKSQEIQVQADSGKENESKEKGNTENTDSETTGTEKNSGDTGKNESGSDMESVAVAASAAQYPIMGKSDVSVQEMVDYFNRSGRTYPAAALAAGGADSIETFCQIYYEEATAEGVRPEVAYVQAMKETGFLQYGGDASIEQYNFAGIGTTGNGVPGNSYADVRTGILAQVQHLKAYATTEPLNEACVDERYEYVKKAAAPYVQWLGQQENPQGTGWATGKNYGYDIVEMIKKMREGSET, translated from the coding sequence ATGGAAAATAGAAAAAGAGAACGGATCATAGAAGCCGGAATGGCATTGCTGCTTGTCATAACGCTTCTGGCAGCAGGACAGTCAGGAAAGATTCCGGTTGTGAAGAGTCAGGAGATACAGGTTCAGGCTGATTCAGGGAAAGAGAACGAAAGTAAAGAAAAAGGAAATACGGAGAATACAGATTCGGAGACAACGGGTACAGAGAAAAATTCCGGGGATACCGGGAAAAATGAAAGTGGATCTGATATGGAAAGCGTTGCAGTGGCTGCTTCTGCTGCCCAATATCCCATTATGGGAAAAAGCGATGTATCCGTACAGGAAATGGTCGATTATTTTAACAGATCAGGACGAACTTATCCGGCTGCAGCACTGGCAGCAGGAGGGGCGGATTCTATCGAGACATTTTGCCAGATTTATTATGAAGAGGCAACTGCAGAAGGAGTCCGACCGGAAGTTGCCTATGTACAGGCAATGAAAGAAACCGGTTTTCTTCAATATGGAGGAGATGCATCCATTGAACAGTATAATTTCGCAGGGATCGGAACAACCGGAAATGGAGTGCCGGGAAATTCATATGCGGATGTGCGGACAGGAATACTGGCACAGGTTCAGCATCTGAAAGCATATGCAACAACGGAACCATTGAATGAAGCGTGTGTAGATGAGCGGTATGAATATGTAAAGAAAGCGGCAGCTCCGTATGTACAGTGGCTGGGGCAGCAGGAAAATCCACAGGGAACAGGCTGGGCGACTGGAAAGAATTACGGATATGATATCGTGGAAATGATAAAGAAAATGAGGGAGGGCAGTGAAACCTGA
- a CDS encoding PqqD family protein, producing MKIKEGYILDEIGDQKVAISLKCGENDFSEMIKLNEIGAFLWEKLSEEIEEEKLVEAVTEAYDIDSATARKDIRSFTETLEKNGILER from the coding sequence ATGAAAATTAAAGAAGGATATATTTTAGATGAAATAGGAGATCAGAAAGTAGCAATTTCTCTGAAATGCGGGGAAAATGACTTTTCGGAGATGATTAAATTAAATGAGATAGGTGCATTTCTTTGGGAGAAGCTGTCAGAAGAAATTGAGGAAGAAAAACTGGTGGAAGCGGTGACAGAGGCTTATGATATTGACAGTGCAACAGCACGAAAAGATATAAGAAGTTTTACAGAAACCCTTGAAAAAAATGGTATTTTGGAACGGTGA
- a CDS encoding exo-alpha-sialidase, translating into MKNRKKVLSFLLAGVLTLGCFPVTAGATNNSKDGTKPADGTTVEQPFPKTLFLEEHNSSKGFTRFRIPALVTAGNGALIAATDIRWDICGDGAGLDTAVSRSTDNGATWSYTVANYLGDNGNRFNRDSTAFIDPALLADGDTIYLACDLLPAGLAVANAARYPAKAGSTGYDTNGNLLLALSTTSVNGLSSSTARAAASYDYHLEKKADATSESCYEIKNNSTSEVVDGDYTIDDHFNIKSADGAVDTNLFCGDTPYFQFPTDFLYITKSTDNGATWSAPQLVDAKNESEQVFLIGPGRGITTSTGRLIFPCYQYTSGVQRTSTIYSDDEGITWHRGATVSGNSSEAVITEADGRLYLFVRMSNAYYISEDDGLTWSEPKETGFKYNNNCQLSAITYSKKVNGKTAILFAGPSDTSARNSGRIWVGLVQDDGSLQWLDNPYVVNDGTHYAYSCITETSDAQIGLLYEDEDEQLEFDKIAIDDIVNGAATSGVWVENDNGAVVNSSVINTDATASYVVRCLDADADITVSSSNRAVLDATYADGRLTLTSKGNVTGLKQVKVTVKAGEESFIMNVTITDAEKYKVVSLEKDETRTLTVKDGNYADADTSSVDTAVAGVTVTGKDVQDTYEKTVAQIATAMATFDGATVDLSKCMYTLESGSDSYTYKVKATAANGNGIYLGPKASSTPGIPNVTTAANITFEKNPSDAMFSIMDNSSGGGGKYLYFHSTDATKLHFDRQNVADDNCWFELYTPSTSAEDYDLINGFKKITSEKELKAGVSVLIVTKADAQGNRYILLSTTGSQKYNHVAKLVKQTAAATEEAAYPGTSTAVFGDTNVRGLSECQYTFKKISNGVYAISGHTADGATTFVTMGTVGIPNKTAKANITVADVTNSNGKVSLYDGSASRYLYFWRDASKLHYDRQRTLDTTACAFELFKKSATASADSPIKGYEKITGASAIEDGGQYLIAAEVDGTYYVMNPTLDHSNFRHVAKVTNTIYRNPAAEASTTINFTGVAAGTTSVQIGDVVYYVIVTDDAVECTHSTTVVLDAKEATCTEKGSTGEVVCVDCGTVVQEAQEIAAKGHTFGEWVTVKEPTTTEEGSKERTCSVCQTKETETIAKLPDKEDPDQPATPSAPENVASSEVTKDSIKITWDAPAATEGIAGYKIYVNGAVYAADISKDAVGYTLSGLKAGETYQIQVVAVGTDEHATEYAAAALSVTTKSENKDDNNGGNDNNGGNNNNGGNNNNGNNGNAGNNKPSDNKNTTTDKNQNSTVNKAAKTGDMTNVVFPAAVMLLAGAVVAGVLFRRKWMK; encoded by the coding sequence ATGAAGAACAGAAAAAAAGTATTATCATTTCTGCTGGCAGGTGTTCTTACTTTGGGGTGCTTTCCGGTGACAGCCGGAGCAACGAATAACTCAAAGGACGGAACAAAGCCGGCAGATGGAACAACAGTGGAGCAGCCGTTCCCGAAAACGTTGTTTTTGGAGGAACATAATTCATCCAAAGGATTTACAAGATTCCGTATTCCTGCCTTGGTAACTGCAGGTAATGGAGCATTAATTGCAGCAACAGACATCCGATGGGATATTTGCGGAGACGGAGCAGGATTGGATACGGCAGTATCAAGATCCACAGATAATGGAGCAACCTGGTCTTATACGGTAGCTAATTATCTGGGAGATAACGGAAACCGGTTTAATCGTGATTCAACAGCATTTATTGATCCTGCATTGCTTGCTGACGGAGATACAATCTACCTCGCATGTGATTTGTTGCCGGCAGGTCTGGCAGTTGCAAATGCAGCAAGATATCCGGCGAAGGCAGGAAGTACAGGTTATGATACAAATGGAAATCTGCTTCTTGCACTCAGTACAACCAGTGTAAATGGTCTTTCCAGTTCAACAGCACGTGCTGCTGCAAGTTATGATTATCATCTGGAAAAAAAAGCCGATGCGACATCTGAGTCCTGTTATGAAATCAAGAATAACAGTACCAGTGAAGTTGTAGACGGAGACTATACGATCGATGATCATTTTAACATTAAGAGTGCAGACGGAGCAGTAGATACAAACCTGTTCTGTGGAGATACACCGTACTTCCAGTTTCCAACGGATTTTCTTTATATTACAAAATCAACGGACAACGGAGCCACATGGTCAGCACCGCAGCTTGTAGATGCCAAGAATGAATCCGAGCAGGTATTTCTGATCGGACCGGGACGAGGAATTACAACTTCTACGGGAAGACTGATCTTCCCGTGCTATCAGTATACAAGTGGAGTTCAGAGAACATCTACAATCTATTCTGATGATGAGGGAATAACCTGGCATCGCGGAGCTACTGTATCAGGCAACAGCTCTGAAGCAGTTATTACAGAAGCAGATGGAAGATTGTATCTGTTTGTGCGTATGTCCAATGCCTATTATATATCTGAGGATGATGGACTTACATGGTCAGAACCAAAAGAGACAGGTTTTAAGTATAATAACAATTGCCAGTTAAGTGCCATTACATATTCAAAGAAAGTAAACGGAAAGACTGCAATTCTTTTTGCAGGTCCATCTGATACATCAGCACGTAATTCAGGACGTATCTGGGTTGGTCTGGTACAGGATGACGGAAGCCTTCAGTGGCTGGATAATCCGTATGTAGTCAATGATGGTACGCATTATGCATACTCCTGTATTACAGAGACATCAGATGCACAGATCGGTCTTTTGTATGAAGATGAAGATGAGCAGCTTGAGTTTGATAAAATTGCAATTGATGATATCGTAAATGGTGCAGCGACCAGTGGCGTATGGGTTGAAAATGATAACGGTGCTGTAGTTAATTCTTCTGTGATCAATACAGATGCAACGGCTTCTTATGTTGTAAGATGCCTTGATGCAGATGCTGACATTACGGTTTCTTCATCTAACAGAGCAGTGTTGGATGCAACTTATGCAGATGGAAGACTGACATTGACATCCAAGGGGAATGTAACCGGTCTGAAACAGGTGAAAGTAACTGTTAAAGCAGGTGAAGAATCTTTTATTATGAATGTGACGATTACAGATGCAGAAAAGTACAAAGTGGTCAGCCTTGAAAAAGATGAGACCAGGACATTGACAGTAAAAGACGGAAACTATGCAGATGCCGATACATCTTCTGTTGATACAGCAGTAGCGGGAGTTACCGTAACAGGTAAGGATGTACAGGATACATATGAAAAGACGGTGGCACAGATTGCCACAGCGATGGCAACGTTTGATGGTGCAACTGTAGATCTGAGCAAATGTATGTATACATTAGAATCAGGAAGTGACAGCTACACTTATAAAGTAAAAGCTACGGCTGCAAATGGAAACGGGATTTACCTTGGACCAAAGGCATCTTCTACTCCCGGTATTCCGAATGTAACAACAGCAGCCAATATTACCTTTGAAAAAAATCCTTCTGATGCGATGTTCAGTATTATGGATAATTCATCAGGCGGCGGTGGAAAGTATTTGTATTTCCACAGTACCGATGCGACAAAACTTCATTTCGACAGACAGAATGTGGCAGATGATAACTGCTGGTTTGAGTTATATACACCGTCCACATCAGCGGAAGATTATGACTTAATCAATGGATTTAAGAAAATAACAAGTGAAAAAGAACTGAAAGCCGGAGTCAGCGTGCTGATTGTGACAAAAGCAGATGCACAGGGTAACAGATATATTCTGCTTTCTACTACAGGAAGTCAGAAGTATAATCATGTGGCAAAACTGGTAAAGCAGACAGCAGCGGCTACAGAGGAAGCAGCATATCCGGGAACAAGTACCGCAGTATTTGGGGATACGAATGTAAGGGGACTTTCAGAGTGTCAGTATACATTCAAGAAGATCAGCAATGGAGTTTATGCAATTTCAGGACATACAGCAGATGGAGCAACCACATTTGTAACAATGGGAACAGTAGGAATCCCGAACAAAACAGCAAAAGCCAATATTACAGTTGCTGATGTTACAAATTCTAATGGCAAGGTATCTCTGTATGACGGATCAGCTTCACGTTACCTGTATTTCTGGAGGGATGCATCCAAACTTCATTATGACAGACAGAGAACACTTGATACAACAGCATGTGCATTTGAACTGTTTAAAAAGTCCGCAACAGCTTCAGCCGATTCACCGATCAAGGGATATGAGAAGATCACCGGAGCATCAGCGATTGAAGATGGAGGACAGTATCTGATCGCGGCAGAGGTTGACGGAACATACTATGTGATGAACCCGACACTGGATCATTCAAACTTCAGACATGTTGCCAAGGTTACAAATACGATTTACCGGAATCCTGCCGCAGAAGCCAGCACAACGATCAATTTTACAGGAGTTGCGGCAGGAACAACATCCGTACAGATCGGTGACGTAGTTTACTATGTGATCGTAACCGATGACGCAGTTGAGTGTACACATTCTACAACAGTTGTTCTTGATGCAAAAGAAGCAACCTGTACAGAAAAAGGATCTACAGGCGAAGTAGTTTGCGTGGATTGTGGAACAGTTGTACAGGAAGCACAGGAAATCGCAGCAAAAGGACATACTTTTGGTGAGTGGGTAACAGTCAAAGAACCTACGACAACTGAAGAAGGATCGAAAGAAAGAACCTGCTCTGTATGCCAGACAAAAGAGACAGAGACCATCGCAAAACTTCCGGATAAAGAAGACCCGGATCAGCCGGCAACACCGTCAGCACCGGAAAATGTAGCGAGCAGTGAAGTGACAAAAGATTCCATTAAGATCACCTGGGATGCACCGGCAGCAACAGAAGGAATCGCAGGATATAAGATCTATGTCAACGGAGCCGTATATGCAGCCGATATTTCCAAAGATGCAGTAGGATATACACTTTCCGGTCTGAAGGCAGGAGAGACTTATCAGATCCAGGTTGTTGCAGTCGGAACAGACGAGCATGCAACAGAGTATGCGGCAGCAGCACTCAGCGTAACAACGAAGTCTGAAAATAAAGACGACAATAATGGCGGAAATGACAACAATGGCGGTAATAACAATAACGGCGGAAATAACAACAATGGTAATAATGGAAATGCCGGAAATAACAAGCCGTCAGATAACAAGAACACTACAACCGACAAGAATCAGAATAGTACAGTAAATAAAGCAGCTAAGACAGGAGATATGACAAACGTTGTATTCCCTGCAGCAGTGATGCTGCTTGCAGGTGCAGTAGTGGCAGGAGTCCTTTTCAGAAGAAAATGGATGAAATAA
- a CDS encoding valine--tRNA ligase: MSKELAKTYDPKQIEEKMYEKWCENKYFHAEVDRSKKPFTTVMPPPNITGKLHMGHALDNTLQDILIRYKRMEGYNALWIPGTDHAAISTEVKVTNQLKEEGIDKKELGREGFLERTWQWKEEYAGTIENQLKKLGISCDWDRERFTMDEGCSKAVEEVFISLYEKGYIYKGSRIINWCPKCKTSLSDAEVEHEDQDGHFWHIKYPIAGTDRFLEIATTRPETLLGDTAIAVHPDDERYKDIVGKMAILPLVNREIPIVADYYVDKEFGTGAVKITPAHDPNDFEVGKRHNLPEINIMNDDATINEKGGKYAGMDRYEARKAIVADLDEQGYLVKVVPHMHAVGTHDRCGTTVEPLIKQQWFVKMDELAKPAINALKTGELRFVPERFDKIYLHWLENIKDWCISRQIWWGHRIPAYYCDECGEFVVAREMPEKCPHCGCTHFTQDEDTLDTWFSSALWPFSTLGWPDKTEDLDYFYPTDVLVTGYDIIFFWVIRMVFSGYAHTGKAPFNTVLIHGLVRDSQGRKMSKSLGNGIDPLEIIDQYGADALRLTLITGNAPGNDMRFYNERVEASRNFANKVWNASRFILMNMKENVVEKPEDALLTPADRWILSAVNTLAKDVTENMDKFELGIAVQKVYDFIWDEFCDWYVELAKYRIWHAEEDQAAANCVLWVLKTVLGQALKLLHPFMPFITEEIYLALVPEEESLMMSSWPVYKEEWNFPADENVMEHIKAITKGIRNVRAEMDVPNSRKTKVYVVCQDEALCNGIEGMTESVKPLMNANEIIIEQTKEGVADNAVSVVVPDAVVYLPLEDLVDFEQELERLKKEEDRLNKEIKRAEGMLANERFVSKAPADKVQAERDKLEKYTEMLAQVKERMEGLGK; encoded by the coding sequence ATGAGCAAGGAGCTTGCAAAGACTTACGATCCGAAGCAGATCGAAGAGAAGATGTATGAAAAATGGTGTGAGAATAAGTATTTTCACGCAGAAGTAGATAGAAGTAAGAAGCCTTTTACGACGGTGATGCCGCCTCCGAATATCACAGGAAAGCTGCACATGGGTCATGCACTGGATAATACACTGCAGGATATCCTGATCCGTTATAAGAGAATGGAAGGATACAATGCACTGTGGATTCCGGGAACAGACCATGCGGCTATTTCTACCGAGGTCAAGGTTACGAACCAGTTAAAAGAAGAGGGAATTGACAAAAAGGAACTTGGCCGTGAGGGATTCCTTGAGAGAACCTGGCAGTGGAAAGAAGAGTATGCGGGAACGATTGAGAATCAGTTAAAGAAGCTTGGTATTTCCTGTGACTGGGACAGAGAGCGTTTCACCATGGATGAGGGATGTTCCAAAGCGGTAGAAGAAGTATTTATCAGCCTTTATGAAAAAGGTTATATTTATAAAGGATCAAGAATCATCAACTGGTGTCCGAAATGTAAGACTTCGCTGTCTGATGCCGAGGTGGAGCATGAGGATCAGGACGGACATTTCTGGCATATCAAATATCCGATTGCCGGAACGGACCGTTTCCTTGAAATTGCAACGACCCGTCCGGAGACATTGCTGGGAGATACTGCGATCGCCGTACACCCGGATGATGAGCGATATAAGGATATTGTAGGAAAGATGGCAATCCTTCCACTTGTAAACCGTGAGATTCCGATCGTTGCTGATTATTATGTAGACAAAGAGTTTGGAACAGGTGCTGTTAAGATCACTCCGGCACATGATCCGAACGATTTCGAGGTTGGAAAGCGTCATAACCTTCCTGAGATCAACATCATGAACGATGATGCAACGATCAATGAAAAGGGTGGAAAATATGCAGGAATGGATCGCTATGAGGCAAGAAAAGCAATCGTGGCAGATCTGGATGAGCAGGGATACCTTGTAAAAGTTGTTCCACATATGCATGCTGTAGGAACTCATGACCGGTGTGGTACAACAGTAGAGCCATTGATCAAACAGCAGTGGTTTGTCAAGATGGATGAGCTTGCAAAACCGGCGATCAATGCACTGAAGACAGGAGAGCTGCGGTTTGTACCGGAGCGTTTTGACAAGATTTATCTGCACTGGCTCGAGAATATCAAGGACTGGTGTATTTCCCGTCAGATCTGGTGGGGACATCGGATTCCGGCTTACTACTGTGATGAGTGCGGTGAATTTGTTGTGGCAAGAGAGATGCCGGAAAAATGCCCGCATTGTGGATGCACACATTTCACGCAGGACGAGGATACACTGGATACATGGTTCTCTTCCGCACTGTGGCCGTTCTCCACACTTGGCTGGCCGGACAAGACAGAAGACCTGGATTATTTCTATCCGACAGATGTACTTGTAACTGGTTATGATATCATTTTCTTCTGGGTGATCCGTATGGTATTTTCAGGCTATGCACATACAGGAAAAGCACCGTTCAATACAGTATTGATCCACGGTCTTGTAAGAGATTCACAGGGACGTAAGATGAGTAAATCTCTTGGAAATGGAATCGATCCGCTGGAAATCATCGATCAGTATGGAGCAGATGCACTGAGACTGACACTGATTACCGGAAATGCACCGGGAAATGATATGCGTTTCTACAACGAGCGTGTAGAAGCAAGCAGAAACTTTGCAAATAAAGTATGGAATGCATCCCGTTTTATCCTGATGAACATGAAGGAAAATGTGGTTGAGAAACCGGAAGATGCACTGCTGACACCGGCTGACAGATGGATTTTATCCGCAGTCAATACACTTGCAAAAGATGTAACAGAAAATATGGATAAGTTTGAGCTTGGAATCGCGGTCCAGAAGGTCTATGACTTTATCTGGGATGAGTTCTGTGACTGGTATGTAGAGCTTGCAAAATACCGGATCTGGCACGCAGAAGAGGATCAGGCTGCAGCAAACTGTGTTCTGTGGGTACTGAAGACGGTTCTCGGACAGGCATTGAAGCTGTTACATCCGTTTATGCCGTTTATTACAGAAGAGATTTACCTGGCACTTGTACCGGAAGAAGAGTCTCTGATGATGTCCAGTTGGCCGGTATATAAAGAGGAGTGGAACTTCCCGGCAGACGAGAATGTGATGGAGCATATCAAAGCGATCACAAAGGGCATCCGTAACGTGCGTGCAGAGATGGATGTTCCGAACAGCAGAAAGACAAAAGTTTATGTAGTCTGCCAGGATGAGGCACTCTGCAATGGAATTGAGGGAATGACAGAGTCAGTCAAGCCACTGATGAATGCAAATGAGATCATCATCGAACAGACGAAAGAGGGAGTTGCGGACAATGCAGTATCGGTTGTCGTACCGGATGCAGTTGTATATCTTCCGCTGGAAGATCTGGTTGATTTTGAGCAGGAGCTTGAGAGACTGAAAAAAGAGGAAGACAGACTGAATAAGGAGATCAAGAGAGCAGAGGGGATGCTTGCGAACGAAAGATTTGTAAGTAAGGCACCGGCAGACAAGGTTCAGGCTGAGCGGGATAAGCTGGAAAAATATACAGAAATGCTTGCTCAGGTGAAAGAAAGAATGGAAGGTCTTGGAAAATAA
- a CDS encoding LTA synthase family protein, whose amino-acid sequence MKKIHIRKPDIKGLSVKVRNLKFKDIKEHYKARKERRQKILEERRNSKFAKKMQPVYKWMNRLSLPLQYLLACVINFFIEVISRHSLFQAWNYMTGTPLVFLFNAFLIFATFMIVYLFKRRVFVRILLSVFWLFLGTCNGYLLLKRVTPFNAQDLKVLSDALELTSNYFNAFEIVMLSVGIVAVILWIISMWRRGGQYTGKMHRLLAVAGIAAGIMGYMGLTNVAIENRVISNYFGNIAFAYEDYGFPYCFAASLFNTGINQPSSYSEETMKEISNDGALTTSETSLPSEERPNIIFVQLESYFDPTEVEWLRFSEDPIPNLRKLYKEYSSGYFKVPSVGAGTANTEFEVLTGMSMRFFGPGEYPYKTYVKTHVLESAATALTSLGYGAEALHNNGGNFYSRAKVFNDMGFDHYTSKEFMNILKTTPKGWATDDILVPNIMESMDTTAGQDFVFTVSVQGHGDYPTEPTLENPEIKVTGVEDEGKRNAWEYYVNEVHEMDKFVAQLIEAVEARNEPSVVVFYGDHLPTLGLEAKDLKSKYLYNTNYVIWDNIGLQKKDGNIAAYQIMAEVFDRLDIHSGTIFNYHQQRNKTKHYLSDLELLQYDIMYGKQYAYEKNGAPITEGHMVMGVKDAEIKDVVTQLNGDYSIYGANFTKQSKVYINDEKQDTKFMNNTRLDLKDSELKDGDTIMVAQVGSSNTIFRTSKTYEYKDGKLSEIVETDDSVENGRQAFTDQEEKKD is encoded by the coding sequence ATGAAAAAAATTCATATCAGAAAGCCCGATATAAAAGGGCTTTCTGTTAAAGTCAGAAATCTGAAGTTTAAAGATATTAAGGAACACTATAAGGCGAGAAAAGAGCGGCGTCAGAAAATCCTGGAAGAACGCCGGAACAGCAAATTTGCAAAGAAAATGCAGCCTGTATATAAATGGATGAACCGGCTTTCATTGCCGCTGCAGTATCTGCTGGCGTGCGTGATCAATTTCTTTATTGAGGTGATTTCCAGACACTCACTTTTTCAGGCATGGAATTATATGACAGGGACTCCGCTGGTGTTCCTGTTTAATGCATTTTTGATCTTTGCGACATTTATGATCGTATACTTATTTAAAAGGCGTGTATTTGTCAGGATTTTACTTAGCGTATTCTGGTTGTTCCTCGGTACGTGCAACGGCTATCTGCTTTTAAAAAGGGTAACGCCGTTTAATGCACAGGATCTGAAAGTATTGTCAGATGCCCTGGAACTGACCAGCAACTATTTTAATGCATTCGAGATCGTAATGCTTTCGGTAGGAATTGTAGCGGTGATCCTCTGGATCATTTCCATGTGGAGACGTGGCGGACAGTATACCGGAAAGATGCACCGCCTGCTTGCGGTTGCAGGGATTGCAGCCGGAATTATGGGCTATATGGGACTTACCAATGTAGCGATCGAGAATCGGGTGATCTCCAATTATTTTGGTAATATTGCATTTGCTTATGAAGATTATGGATTCCCTTACTGTTTTGCGGCAAGTCTGTTCAATACAGGGATCAATCAGCCGTCAAGTTACAGTGAGGAGACCATGAAGGAGATCAGTAATGACGGAGCATTGACAACAAGTGAGACTTCACTTCCGTCAGAAGAGCGTCCGAATATTATTTTTGTCCAGTTAGAATCTTATTTTGATCCGACAGAAGTAGAATGGCTTCGCTTTTCGGAAGACCCGATCCCCAATTTAAGAAAGCTGTATAAAGAGTATTCCAGTGGATATTTTAAAGTACCGTCAGTAGGGGCAGGTACGGCAAATACAGAATTTGAAGTCCTGACAGGAATGAGTATGAGATTCTTCGGACCTGGAGAATATCCGTATAAAACCTATGTGAAAACCCATGTACTCGAAAGTGCGGCGACAGCACTGACATCTCTTGGATATGGTGCAGAGGCACTGCACAATAACGGTGGCAATTTCTACAGCCGTGCAAAGGTATTCAATGATATGGGCTTTGACCATTATACGAGTAAGGAATTTATGAATATTCTGAAGACTACTCCGAAAGGATGGGCGACCGATGATATTTTAGTTCCGAATATTATGGAGTCTATGGATACGACAGCGGGACAGGATTTCGTATTTACGGTCAGCGTGCAGGGACATGGAGATTATCCGACTGAGCCGACACTGGAGAATCCGGAGATCAAAGTGACCGGAGTTGAGGATGAAGGCAAGAGAAATGCATGGGAATATTATGTGAATGAAGTCCATGAGATGGATAAATTTGTCGCCCAGTTGATCGAGGCTGTGGAGGCAAGGAATGAACCGTCAGTTGTCGTATTTTACGGAGATCATCTGCCGACGCTTGGACTGGAGGCAAAGGATTTAAAGAGCAAGTATCTTTATAATACGAACTATGTCATCTGGGATAATATCGGATTGCAGAAAAAAGATGGAAATATAGCGGCATATCAGATCATGGCAGAAGTTTTTGACCGGTTGGATATTCATTCCGGTACGATCTTCAATTACCATCAGCAGAGAAATAAGACAAAGCATTATCTGTCAGATCTGGAACTGCTTCAGTATGATATCATGTATGGAAAGCAGTATGCTTATGAAAAAAATGGTGCACCGATCACAGAAGGTCATATGGTCATGGGAGTCAAGGATGCCGAGATCAAGGATGTGGTAACGCAGCTCAACGGCGATTACAGTATCTACGGGGCAAACTTTACGAAGCAGAGTAAAGTGTATATCAATGATGAAAAGCAGGATACCAAGTTCATGAATAATACACGGCTGGACCTGAAAGATTCGGAATTGAAAGACGGAGATACGATCATGGTGGCACAGGTGGGATCAAGTAATACCATCTTCAGAACCTCAAAAACGTATGAATACAAGGATGGAAAACTGTCAGAAATAGTGGAGACTGATGATTCAGTAGAAAATGGACGACAGGCGTTTACAGATCAGGAAGAGAAAAAGGACTGA